The Macrobrachium rosenbergii isolate ZJJX-2024 chromosome 46, ASM4041242v1, whole genome shotgun sequence genome has a window encoding:
- the LOC136830061 gene encoding uncharacterized protein — protein MSTPSTSAYWSRQDTSRSVNEVNKKLDTLRNQHRRELRLMCNSKKSGAGSDETYTPKLWCFDILSFLNDGDYVRPAVSNMPSTATNQTTETVSEDVSDSEIYTDPLLLELQDSPRASTRPTSCSRTDNTCIREQSPVSPARTRPTKKVRVSDDTDKLI, from the exons ATGTCCACACCGAGTACTAGTGCATATTGGTCACGACAAGACACTAGCAGGagtgttaatgaagtaaacaAGAAATTGGATACCCTCAGAAACCAACATCGGCGAGAATTGAGGCTAATGTGCAACTCGAAGAAATCAGGAGCTGGGTCAGATGAGACTTATACACCCAAGTTGTGGTGCTTTGACATATTGTCATTCCTGAATGATGGTGATTATGTGCGGCCAGCTGTGTCAAATATGCCAAGCACCGCGACCAACCAGACTACAGAAACAGTATCCGAGGATGTTTCTGATTCCGAG ATTTATACTGATCCCCTTCTCCTGGAGCTACAGGATTCTCCCAGAGCTTCGACACGACCAACTTCTTGCAGTCGTACGGACAATACCTGTATACGCGAACAGTCTCCTGTGTCACCCGCTAGGACAAGACCTACCAAGAAGGTTAGGGTATCGGACGACACAGATAAACTTATATGA